The Pseudomonas berkeleyensis genome includes a region encoding these proteins:
- a CDS encoding DUF465 domain-containing protein: MPQTHLLLSLPDADACQRVAHLLHRQAPQCQVIAEIESCRQKPLCQWVQRLPTASLGDVHASLDDAIDVLERSRHAFKSVQLAELRKRLCQLREELSRLG, from the coding sequence ATGCCTCAGACCCATCTGCTGCTCAGTCTGCCGGATGCAGACGCCTGCCAACGGGTAGCGCATCTGTTGCACCGTCAGGCGCCTCAATGCCAGGTCATCGCCGAGATCGAGAGTTGCCGGCAAAAGCCTCTCTGTCAGTGGGTACAGCGCCTGCCTACAGCCAGCCTGGGGGATGTCCATGCCAGCCTGGATGACGCCATCGATGTGCTGGAACGTAGTCGCCATGCCTTCAAATCCGTGCAACTGGCCGAACTGCGTAAACGCCTGTGTCAGCTGCGCGAAGAGTTGTCCCGCCTGGGGTAA
- a CDS encoding putative bifunctional diguanylate cyclase/phosphodiesterase — MGNEQEFQDLLQHIAPDLDELRQRLRFLDWRQVDNERLSRCAQRVEHANQHFVDTLYQQLADYPAPSAILSDPAVTERLKQRQADYYRGLWQSSLDEDYVLERLRIGWVHQRTGVDLKWYLGAYRLYLDRLLGELLGSSVASDCFSSLIKKVFFDIGLALDSYGAAQRKALQDSEARYARAMRGANDGLWEWQLEQDQLYLSERWIRMLDLDRDSLSPTSHSWFSRVHGDDLPGLRQAIDSHLRGLTPFLHHEYRIRRQDGSYLWVLVRGVADTCSGGLRRMAGSQSDISQRRAAEEQLHHAARHDPLTGLANRARLGELLQQAVQRQQRPGAREAALLFIDLDRFKLINDSLGHQIGDRVLVEVAERLSHCLRPGDHLARFGGDEFVALLDDLACMSDAERVAQRMLESLHTPLRLQEQTLAVSASIGIAALQESGQPLDPLQAADLALYRAKSAGKAQFARYSNELQQQAQRQLELQNALAQASARGELRLAYQPICQLDGNQPQLIGVEALLRWQHAGHDISPLEFIPCLEESGEILAVGDWVLQQACRQVRAWQQSGQPQLRCSVNLSSRQLQQNDFAARVADILSETGLPPSSLVLEITESQLMEDSAQNLACLRELASLGIQLALDDFGTGYSSLGYLKRFPLHIIKVDKSFIAGAPQDTESLAISRAIIGLGHSLGLTVVAEGVEKQAQLDFLGSEGCHYAQGYWFSRPRSPLELQRLLSGEDCFDGLWCPLGGEKRAQGVQA, encoded by the coding sequence ATGGGCAACGAACAAGAATTCCAGGATCTGCTCCAACACATCGCCCCGGATCTGGATGAACTGCGCCAGCGCCTGCGCTTCCTCGACTGGCGCCAGGTCGACAACGAGCGTTTGTCGCGTTGTGCGCAACGCGTCGAACATGCCAACCAGCACTTCGTCGACACGCTCTATCAGCAACTCGCCGACTATCCAGCGCCGTCGGCCATCCTCAGCGACCCGGCCGTCACCGAACGCCTCAAGCAACGCCAGGCCGATTACTACCGCGGCCTGTGGCAAAGCTCATTGGACGAAGACTACGTGCTGGAGCGACTGCGCATTGGCTGGGTGCATCAGCGCACGGGTGTCGACCTGAAGTGGTACCTGGGCGCTTACCGCCTGTATCTGGATCGGCTGCTCGGCGAGCTGCTCGGCTCCTCGGTGGCCAGCGATTGCTTCTCCAGCCTGATCAAGAAGGTATTCTTCGACATCGGTCTGGCCTTGGACAGCTACGGCGCCGCCCAACGCAAGGCGCTGCAGGACAGCGAGGCACGCTATGCCCGTGCCATGCGCGGCGCCAACGACGGGCTGTGGGAATGGCAATTGGAGCAGGATCAGCTGTACCTCTCCGAGCGCTGGATTCGCATGCTCGATCTCGACCGCGACAGCCTCTCGCCCACCAGCCACAGCTGGTTCAGCCGCGTCCATGGTGATGACCTGCCCGGCCTGCGCCAGGCCATCGACAGCCATCTGCGCGGCCTCACGCCCTTTCTTCATCACGAATACCGCATTCGGCGGCAGGACGGCAGCTACCTGTGGGTGCTGGTGCGTGGCGTGGCCGATACCTGCAGCGGCGGCCTGCGGCGCATGGCCGGCTCGCAGAGCGACATCAGTCAGCGACGCGCTGCCGAGGAGCAGTTGCACCACGCCGCGCGCCACGACCCGCTCACCGGTCTGGCCAACCGCGCCCGACTCGGCGAGCTGCTGCAACAAGCCGTACAACGCCAGCAACGGCCGGGGGCACGTGAGGCAGCCCTGCTGTTCATCGATCTGGATCGCTTCAAGCTGATCAACGATAGCCTCGGTCATCAGATCGGTGATCGTGTACTGGTGGAGGTAGCCGAGCGACTCAGTCACTGCCTGCGGCCTGGGGATCACCTGGCGCGCTTCGGAGGCGATGAGTTCGTCGCCCTGCTCGACGACCTGGCCTGCATGAGCGACGCCGAGCGCGTCGCCCAGCGTATGCTCGAGAGTTTGCACACGCCGCTCAGGCTGCAGGAACAGACGCTGGCAGTCAGTGCCAGCATCGGCATCGCCGCGTTACAGGAGAGCGGTCAGCCGCTCGACCCGCTGCAGGCTGCCGACCTGGCCCTGTACCGAGCCAAGAGCGCGGGCAAAGCGCAATTCGCCCGCTACAGCAACGAATTGCAGCAACAGGCGCAGCGCCAGCTGGAGCTGCAGAACGCACTGGCACAGGCCAGTGCACGTGGTGAGCTACGCCTGGCGTACCAGCCGATCTGCCAACTCGACGGCAATCAGCCGCAACTGATCGGCGTGGAGGCGCTGCTGCGCTGGCAGCATGCAGGCCACGACATCTCGCCGCTGGAGTTCATTCCCTGCCTGGAGGAATCCGGTGAAATCCTCGCGGTGGGTGACTGGGTACTGCAGCAGGCCTGCCGCCAGGTACGCGCCTGGCAACAGAGCGGGCAACCGCAACTGCGCTGCTCGGTCAACCTGTCCAGCCGCCAGTTGCAGCAGAACGATTTCGCCGCACGGGTCGCCGACATCCTGAGCGAGACAGGCCTGCCGCCCTCCAGCCTGGTGCTGGAAATCACCGAAAGCCAGCTCATGGAGGACAGTGCGCAAAACCTGGCTTGCCTGCGCGAATTGGCCAGCCTCGGTATACAGCTGGCCCTCGACGATTTCGGCACGGGCTACTCCTCGCTGGGCTACCTCAAGCGCTTTCCGCTGCACATCATCAAGGTGGACAAGAGCTTCATCGCAGGTGCCCCTCAGGACACCGAATCACTGGCCATCAGCCGGGCGATCATCGGCCTAGGCCACAGCCTGGGGCTGACCGTGGTGGCCGAGGGCGTCGAGAAACAGGCGCAACTGGACTTCCTCGGCAGCGAAGGCTGTCACTACGCTCAGGGCTACTGGTTCAGCCGCCCTCGCAGTCCGCTGGAGCTGCAACGCCTGCTCAGCGGTGAAGATTGCTTCGATGGCCTGTGGTGTCCGCTCGGCGGTGAAAAACGCGCGCAAGGCGTACAGGCATGA
- a CDS encoding TAXI family TRAP transporter solute-binding subunit, with protein sequence MRGRAMAWLAALMLAGVVEAEETFVTIGTGGQTGVYFATGQSICAFLNQRSSEHGIRCNATASGGGIANVHGMRNGEFDFGVMQADHLFKAREGIGPFHGEVAMSDIRALFSLQREVFTVLARRDAGIQGLDDLQGKRINIGNSGSGQRDTLEEIMVAKGWDRSTFALASELKAAEQASALGEDNIDAMTYFVGHPNGAVEEATDTVDAVLVPVTGEAIERLLVERTYYSRAEIPAGLYKGNPQATPSIGARAVLATSTNTDPQVVYELVKAVFDNLERLRELHPALAELQASEMISTGLTAPLHEGAERYYRERGWL encoded by the coding sequence ATGAGAGGCAGAGCCATGGCATGGCTGGCGGCGCTGATGCTGGCCGGCGTCGTCGAGGCCGAGGAAACCTTCGTCACCATCGGTACCGGAGGCCAGACCGGCGTTTACTTCGCCACAGGCCAGTCCATCTGCGCCTTCCTCAACCAGCGCTCTAGCGAGCACGGCATTCGCTGCAACGCCACGGCCAGTGGTGGTGGCATCGCCAACGTACACGGCATGCGCAATGGTGAGTTCGACTTCGGCGTCATGCAGGCCGATCACCTGTTCAAGGCCCGCGAAGGCATCGGCCCGTTCCACGGTGAGGTGGCGATGAGCGACATTCGCGCGCTGTTCTCGCTGCAGCGCGAAGTGTTCACCGTGCTGGCCCGGCGTGATGCCGGGATCCAGGGCCTGGACGACCTTCAGGGCAAGCGCATCAATATCGGCAACTCCGGCTCGGGCCAACGCGATACGTTGGAGGAGATCATGGTCGCCAAGGGCTGGGATCGCTCCACGTTCGCCCTCGCCAGTGAACTCAAGGCGGCCGAACAGGCCAGCGCACTGGGTGAGGACAACATCGATGCCATGACCTACTTCGTCGGCCACCCCAACGGTGCGGTCGAGGAGGCTACCGATACGGTGGATGCGGTTCTGGTGCCGGTTACCGGCGAAGCTATCGAGCGTCTGCTGGTCGAAAGGACGTATTACAGCCGCGCGGAGATTCCCGCGGGTTTGTACAAGGGCAACCCACAGGCAACGCCGTCGATTGGAGCAAGAGCGGTGCTGGCGACATCGACGAATACCGACCCGCAGGTGGTGTACGAACTGGTCAAGGCGGTGTTCGATAACCTTGAGCGGCTGCGCGAGTTGCATCCAGCCCTTGCCGAGCTGCAGGCCAGTGAAATGATCAGCACGGGTCTGACGGCGCCGCTGCATGAAGGCGCCGAGCGCTACTACCGCGAGCGGGGCTGGCTGTAG
- a CDS encoding AraC family transcriptional regulator, whose product MPNPLANATQASVSASLTQAVLHAASRLGLDRQALLSACGLQEQQLIDPDARVPFSVQERLWQELDCRLQHPEPGLLLGRNLTPGPFSVLSYLLQSSATLGDALTAALRYQRLGGEGGELQVEEQDTALLLIYRPLHPEHPATRIRVLAMLACWVQITTPLLDDFHLLGAQFRHAEPTDLAPYQDVFACPLQFSARDYAIVLPRTLCQRPLMQANPPLQQLLRQHAEALLARLPSASLSAQVIGLLGEQLAHGEPDRGELARKLNLSERTLQRRLAEEGCSYQQLLSDTRRQLAEQHLREGRLPAAEIALLLGYSEPSVFFRAFRQWSGLTPGEYRARYCSEASR is encoded by the coding sequence ATGCCAAACCCTCTCGCAAACGCCACGCAGGCCTCGGTCAGCGCCAGCCTGACCCAGGCGGTTCTGCACGCCGCCAGCCGTCTCGGCCTGGATCGCCAGGCACTGCTGAGCGCCTGTGGATTACAGGAACAGCAACTGATCGACCCCGATGCGCGCGTGCCGTTCAGTGTTCAGGAGCGCCTCTGGCAGGAACTGGACTGCCGTCTGCAACACCCGGAGCCCGGCCTGTTGCTGGGGCGCAACCTCACGCCCGGCCCCTTCAGCGTACTCAGCTACCTGCTGCAAAGCAGCGCCACGCTGGGCGATGCGCTGACCGCCGCGCTGCGCTACCAGCGTCTGGGCGGCGAAGGTGGCGAGTTGCAGGTCGAGGAGCAGGACACCGCCCTGCTGCTGATCTACCGCCCGCTGCATCCCGAGCACCCGGCCACGCGCATTCGTGTGCTGGCCATGCTGGCTTGCTGGGTGCAGATCACCACCCCGTTGCTCGACGACTTTCATCTGCTCGGCGCCCAGTTCCGCCATGCCGAGCCGACAGATCTGGCCCCCTATCAGGACGTGTTCGCCTGCCCGTTGCAGTTCTCCGCCAGGGATTACGCCATCGTCCTGCCCCGCACCCTGTGTCAGCGCCCATTGATGCAGGCCAATCCACCGTTGCAGCAATTGCTGCGACAACACGCCGAAGCCCTGCTCGCGCGCCTGCCCAGCGCCAGCCTGAGTGCCCAGGTGATCGGCCTGCTCGGCGAACAACTGGCCCATGGCGAGCCGGATCGCGGCGAGCTGGCGCGCAAGCTGAACCTGAGCGAACGCACCTTGCAGCGGCGCCTCGCCGAGGAAGGTTGCAGCTACCAGCAACTGCTCAGCGACACCCGACGGCAACTGGCCGAACAGCATCTGCGCGAAGGCCGCCTGCCGGCAGCCGAAATTGCCCTGTTGCTGGGCTACTCCGAACCCAGCGTGTTCTTTCGCGCCTTCCGCCAATGGAGCGGGTTGACGCCCGGTGAGTACCGGGCCCGTTATTGCAGCGAAGCGTCACGCTGA